In one window of Hemicordylus capensis ecotype Gifberg chromosome 10, rHemCap1.1.pri, whole genome shotgun sequence DNA:
- the TIPIN gene encoding TIMELESS-interacting protein isoform X1: MIDPTEGNLFDLPDYEHIQDEQFLPLPPPDSPVGDDVEGNLVNGEPEGNKLSQTKDSSVATRRAIKRPLPKLDAERLVSERGLPALRNMFDNIKFKGKGHEEADLKMLLRHMEHWAHRLFPKLQFEDFVDRVASLGNKKAVQTCLKRIRLDLPILHEDFTSNEVITDGDGGDSELNVVHAEVDLFSELQNTKEKFGAPPSTNLTEEQQQRIERNRQIALEKRQAKMQFSSQSQEHELLVTQPNEEDHTIVPQEQDDLAAAEAGSLSFQTPENKMQCSDTEDK; this comes from the exons ATGATAGATCCAACAGAGGGCAATTTGTTTGATCTTCCTGATTATGAACACATCCAGGATGAGCAGTTTCTTCCTCTACCACCTCCAGACTCTCCTGTGGGGGATGATGTTGAAGGCAACTTAGTCAATGGAG AACCAGAGGGAAACAAATTGTCGCAAACCAAAGATTCTTCTGTGGCTACCAGGAGAGCTATTAAAAGGCCACTGCCTAAACTAGATGCTGAGAG GTTAGTTTCAGAGCGAGGACTTCCAGCTCTGCGGAATATGTTTGATAATATAAAATTCAAAGGTAAAGGTCATGAG gaagCCGACCTGAAGATGCTTCTGAGGCACATGGAGCACTGGGCTCATAGACTATTCCCTAAACTTCAGTTTGAAGATTTTGTTGATAGAGTAGCAAGTCTGGGAAATAAAAAAGCAGTTCAG ACGTGCTTAAAGCGAATTAGACTCGACCTGCCCATTTTGCATGAAGACTTCACAAGTAATGAAG TCATTACCGATGGAGATGGGGGAGACAGTGAACTGAATGTAGTCCATGCGGAAGTAGACCTCTTTTCAGAACTCCAGAACACAAAAGAAAAATTTGGTGCACCTCCAAGTACCAATCtaacagaggagcaacagcaaagaATTGAAAGGAACAGACAAATAGCCCTTGAAAAAAGACAAGCAAAAATGCAGTTCAGCAGTCAATCACAAGAGCATG AGTTGCTTGTGACCCAGCCAAATGAGGAAGATCACACCATTGTGCCTCAGGAGCAAGATGACCTGGCTGCTGCAGAGGCAGGGAGCTTATCTTTCCAGACTCCTGAGAACAAGATGCAGTGCAGTGACACCGAAGATAAATGA
- the TIPIN gene encoding TIMELESS-interacting protein isoform X2, whose translation MIDPTEGNLFDLPDYEHIQDEQFLPLPPPDSPVGDDVEGNLVNGEPEGNKLSQTKDSSVATRRAIKRPLPKLDAERLVSERGLPALRNMFDNIKFKGKGHEEADLKMLLRHMEHWAHRLFPKLQFEDFVDRVASLGNKKAVQTCLKRIRLDLPILHEDFTSNEVITDGDGGDSELNVVHAEVDLFSELQNTKEKFGAPPSTNLTEEQQQRIERNRQIALEKRQAKMQFSSQSQEHGEF comes from the exons ATGATAGATCCAACAGAGGGCAATTTGTTTGATCTTCCTGATTATGAACACATCCAGGATGAGCAGTTTCTTCCTCTACCACCTCCAGACTCTCCTGTGGGGGATGATGTTGAAGGCAACTTAGTCAATGGAG AACCAGAGGGAAACAAATTGTCGCAAACCAAAGATTCTTCTGTGGCTACCAGGAGAGCTATTAAAAGGCCACTGCCTAAACTAGATGCTGAGAG GTTAGTTTCAGAGCGAGGACTTCCAGCTCTGCGGAATATGTTTGATAATATAAAATTCAAAGGTAAAGGTCATGAG gaagCCGACCTGAAGATGCTTCTGAGGCACATGGAGCACTGGGCTCATAGACTATTCCCTAAACTTCAGTTTGAAGATTTTGTTGATAGAGTAGCAAGTCTGGGAAATAAAAAAGCAGTTCAG ACGTGCTTAAAGCGAATTAGACTCGACCTGCCCATTTTGCATGAAGACTTCACAAGTAATGAAG TCATTACCGATGGAGATGGGGGAGACAGTGAACTGAATGTAGTCCATGCGGAAGTAGACCTCTTTTCAGAACTCCAGAACACAAAAGAAAAATTTGGTGCACCTCCAAGTACCAATCtaacagaggagcaacagcaaagaATTGAAAGGAACAGACAAATAGCCCTTGAAAAAAGACAAGCAAAAATGCAGTTCAGCAGTCAATCACAAGAGCATGGTGAGTTCTAA